In the Nicotiana tabacum cultivar K326 chromosome 16, ASM71507v2, whole genome shotgun sequence genome, one interval contains:
- the LOC107814394 gene encoding uncharacterized protein LOC107814394 produces the protein MAPNSTDDSSNISAARTITQPDAMDSTHLYYLHPSDSPGMVLVNSVFDGKGFGGWRRAIVIALSAKNKLGFIDGTYYEPDASSTNFKQWNRCNDMVISWILNSLSKDIAESVLYSKTANAIWKELEDRFGQCNGAQLYQLQKELSDLVQSTSDIA, from the coding sequence ATGGCACCAAATTCCACAGATGATTCTTCAAACATTTCTGCAGCTCGCACAATTACTCAACCAGATGCTATGGATTCCACTCACCTCTATTACCTTCATCCATCAGATTCACCTGGAATGGTTCTTGTCAACTCAGTATTTGATGGGAAGGGATTTGGAGGATGGCGTAGAGCCATAGTCATTGCACTCTCTGCCAAGAATAAACTTGGTTTTATTGATGGAACATATTATGAACCTGATGCTTCTTCCACTAACTTCAAGCAGTGGAATCGTTGCAACGATATGGTTATATCGTGGATCTTGAATTCTCTATCTAAGGACATAGCTGAAAGTGTCCTTTATTCAAAAACTGCAAATGCAATTTGGAAAGAACTTGAGGATAGATTCGGACAATGCAATGGTGCTCAACTTTATCAATTACAAAAGGAGTTGAGTGACCTAGTGCAAAGTACCTCTGATATAGCATGA